From the genome of Vitis riparia cultivar Riparia Gloire de Montpellier isolate 1030 chromosome 11, EGFV_Vit.rip_1.0, whole genome shotgun sequence:
AAGACTATTCTGTTATTGCTCATTTTGTTCTTGTTTGTCAATACATACTTGTGTGATCTGGATTCAAAGGAGAAAACCCAAATCTTCTGTTTTGttcaatgttttttattttgcattttgTTCCAATTCATTCACCTATATAATTTTGCTCTAGCCAGTTGTTTCAACTGACTTCTCGGTATTTGGcaaaatgaattttgtttgCATTAGCTTAAAGTTGCTCAAGTTGATGTGTTGGGTTTAATGTTTCTTGTTTGTAGTTTAGAGAACTTCATCAGTAAAATGGACCTCTATGTGACCAGTCCTGGGCCAATTGACCAATCTGTACTTTATGATCAAGATAAGCACGTGTCATCAGCAGTGTGGGAGGGGCAGGTACAAACTGTATTTCTGCTATACatgtttcattttgttttattttttcttccctGCTTATTTAAACTTTACAGTCAATATCCTTTTGAAGAATTTCATTAACATGTGTACAGGAGCGTGGTGCCCTTAGATGTCATGAACACACTTCAAAACTTGATCAATGGGCACTCACTCAAAAACAGCTGGAGCTAGTACATAAGGCTGGATTTGGGTACTTAAGATTGATCCCTGCTATTAGTTTGGACAATCCACTCATCTCTGCACTAGTTGAGAGGTGGAGGAGAGAAACTAATACATTTCACTTGAATGTTGGAGAAATGACGGTAACCCTTGAAGATGTTGCATACTTGCTTGGACTAGCAATTGATGGAGAACCTGTTATGGGTGTAACCTATACCATGTGTGACACAATATGTGAAAAACTTTTAGGAAAAGCACCAGACTCTGGTTCTACTAGTGGGGGAATGGTGAAGTTAAGTTGGTTAAAAGAGTCCTTTTCTCAGTGTCCTGAAGATGCACCAATGGAAGAGATAGAGCGCCGTACACGGGCTTACCTGCTTTATCTTGTTGGTAGTACGATTTTTTCCACGACCACTGGCAATAAAGTCCCTGTCATGTACCTTCCattgtttgagaattttgaCCAAGCTAGTAATTATGCCTGGGGTGCAGCAGCATTGTCATTCTTGTATAGAGCACTTGGCAATGCCTCTCTGAAATCTCAAAGTACTGTTAGCGGCTGTTTAACACTACTACAGGTTACATATTGTTGTTTATCTCTTGTTTCTCTCTATTTCATGTGGTGTGTAACTTTAGTTGcatgagaagaaagaaagaaatattaagAAGGGgggattctttttttctttttttttctttttttggtccCTTTTTTTTCAGGAGTTGTTGGGTTTGATTGGAAAGAAGCAGGGAAAGGGAGTGGGTCTGATAGGTGGATGATATAAGGCAGTGttaacttcttttcttttttgtttttgtaattttagttttaaatattaGCTATGttgacttatttttattttgtagtgtTGGAGTTACTATCATCTGGATATTGGTCGGCCAAGGCTCAATCAAGATTCAATCCATGTTTCTTTTCCACTTGTActtaaatggaaaggaaaacaaagtgGTCCAACGGCAAACCGTGATTTAATCTTCTATCGCAAGGCATTGGACTCCCTCAAGTCAAGTGATgtaagttttttaatatatcttatGCAATTTAATGCTAACACTTTGTCTAGAAAGTGACATTGCAATTTCTATGGCTTTTATGTACCAGGTTGAGTGGCTTCCTTTTATGAACATCGACAGTAGAATTATACCAGAAGATATCAAGAGTAGTTTGATTGTAGGGAGATCAAAAACAATGTTGATATGTTTTGACAAGGCAGAAAGACACCTCCCTGATCGTTGCTTAAGGCAATATGGCTTGCGCCAGTCAATCCCAGAAGAAGTGCAGCGGTGGGAAAGAAAGAGTCGTGGAGTTGATGGTGGGGTAGACTTGTCAGGGAAAATGGAACTAGAGCTTAATGAATGGTTGGACCGTCAACTCAATATTGTGGAAGATGATGGGGGTGTAGAAGAAAGTGAATACATGCAGTGGTACATGAAAATTACGCGTAGATTTGTAGGAAGGCTTATACCTTTATCATCAGAATTTCAGAGAATGGTAAGGCTCTGTTTGATTGACTAATGATATTATTTGTATTACCAAATAACTTGCCATTATTGATtgccttcaatttttttgtagCATGCTGCATTGAGGGATATTGCACACTTGGCTGATACAGTCTCCACACAAGGGATGGATTCTCAGCAAACAGAATCAGTGACGAGGATCAGGTACATTGTGCATGAATGTCTAAGGGATCAAGTTGGAACTTCAATGCTAGCGCCGAGCATCCCACAGGTTGAACATGGGAAAAGGATAAGGGGAAAGGAAATGATAAGAAGGAAGAGTAATGGGAAACGTAGGCGGAAGGATGATCCAGTTCAGTGTCATGCAGCTAGCGAAGGTGATCAATCACAGCTGTGTAGTGCAGCTGGTGAGATTGATTATTCCCAGCTATGTCTCACAGATGCTGAGGTTGATGATTTGCAGCTATGTCATGCAGGTGGTGATGGTGTTGATGCACAGCTGCACACAACTATTGAGGTTGATGGCACTCTGCTCTGTCATCCAACTGATGAGATTGATGATACGGAGACTTGTATTGCAGTTACTGGGGTTGATGACTCTCAGGTTTGTCATGCCATTATCAAGGGTGAAGCACAAGCTGTTCCACAGTCATCTCTTAGAACTAGTGAGGATGTTGGGCAACATAATGACTGTAGCATTGTAGTTTAAGAATATTTAGCATGTGGCCACTGGGGTTACATTATTTCACAATCACTCAGCGAGGCGCttatattattctatttttagtCTCTGCATTTGTGTTGTAGGCCTTGCACTGCCATACAGAgctattgattttaaattcttccttgtttttttcttgattttttagcTTTGAAATGCAGCCCGGCATCACCTGTGCGTGCTCTGTGGCTGAAACAACCAGGATTTGAATTAGAACAGATCAAGTCTTGTTCTCTAGTTTATTGTGTAATCATGTACTGTTTGATGCTACAGAAGGATTTGGTCTCCTAATTTCATTTGACTTATCAAATTGGCGCTAACCACTTAGACAAAGTCGCAGAACATATACTAtagattgtttcttttttttacctCAAGTTGGTTTGATTGGAATAATAAAACACAAATATCTCATTACTCCTTGTCCTTTTGGCTCTGGAATGAGAAAAGAAGAGGGGTGCATTTTCGGTTTTGGTCTGAATGCATATCTAAGTTTTATCCAAAAGGGAATTTTCATAGCACCTAGAAGATATGTGTGCCCCTATTTACCttaataaatggaaaaaagaatgaACCTTGAAAGCAAAAGTTGTATATTcgtaacaaaataaaataaaaaacttaaggACAATCGCGGGGCAAAGTGGAGAACTCATAGAGAATTTAGAGCTTTTTAATTTACTTCCTGTCCAACACTTCATTCGTTTAGACGAATGTTCTAGGCTCCTGTTAACACTTGTCATACATTAACAAACTGCCCATCGATTTAAACCAAACGAATGCTGCAAAACTAATTCTGAACCGATCAATTTTCTCATGAATGTCGCCGAATTCATCTTTCACATCAAATTTTAAAGGCTTGCGATCTCTGAATAGAAATAGTTTCAGCAGGTTGGAGAAAAAAGCTAACACTAATCATAAAACATTCTTTACCAAAGATTGAGCTGAAACTAAAATGCTGACTAGCATCCAATCTGGATAATTTCTGGCATTAACTTTGATATATTTAGTGTCAATGTAAGTACTGGAATTTACTAGAATTAACTTTGTTGGAAAGACTCAAAGCCCTCCAGATTGTTAGTTACGAGAAAGGGTTAACTCCAAAAGAGGAAGGCAAAGATTATTGGTTCTTCTTTTGGTTGATGGGAAAGTTCTCTTCAGGTTGCTTTTGCCAAAAATAGTTTGAAGCTTCAATCCAGCCAGGATGGACCAGAAACTTCTTCTCCTGCAGTGCCCAACGTGACTTCTCCGTTCCCGCATCTGTTGAGACCACGTGTGTGACTGATGGATCAAGTTCTGTTGCACATGTGGCTCCCAACTGCTCTGCCATCCTCCAGAGATGGTGATTCTCAGCCTGGAATCTGGTGGGAAAAACCCGACTGAATACTATTTTACACCCCTTCAAAACTTCCTTCCGAACTCTTTTCACCTCCTGATCAGGAAAGATagtttaatactattaagtttcATTTCTGGGACAGTTAATTTGTGGCTTCACTACCGaaatcaacaaattttattcataaagcTTATTTTGGCACACTAGGACAAAGAGAAACCCAAACTGCAAACAATTTTAGTGCTCAAATAAATGACACAAATTACAGCGTTCAGGTCACTCCAGCATTGAACTCTGATTTGGAGCCACCAATAGTCTTAAGACCAGAAAAAGACTTAATGACATATAAAAATAGATGTTTTtaacatacaaaaataaatagatttaacaCTTGACAGTATTCaaacattaataaaaacaaacaacagtTAACAGCATTTGGacactaataaaaaaacaaacttaaaCACTTAATGACATTCAGCTCCATTAAGATTTAAGCCAAATTCAGGTTTATTCAGATTTTAGACAAAAAACAAAGACCACCttagtttcaaaaataataaaaaagaaagggtCAGCATAAGAGTTAGTTCAGTTGCTGTAAGAATTTCTTACCTGTCTCACATCTCTGCCAGAAAAGTCATCCCCAAGTTCCTATAAGAAGGTTCCCAAATAACTAAGCAAGCAAACAAAACAAGTACTAAAAATTGAATCAGTAAAGATTCAGGACCAAGACCCACCGGATCAAAGAACATACTGTGTATCCGCTGGAGAACTTTAAGAACGGTTGCAAGCGCCCCATCAGGCTCACTTTCGTCACTCTTCAACTCAGAAAGAGATTTACAATTGAAGCCAAATTGACGACAACTTGAAGCAAAGAAATGGTATCTTTCCATCAGTATCAAGTTGTCTTTGTGCTTCTGCCATACCTAGAATAACAGAAAGTAACAAATGTAGCTGGCTTTATTAATTACCACAACAATGTGACAGCTTATGCATTCCCTGATTAAGTAATTTGCAGGTTCAAATATCGTGTATACAGCATATGGAGTCGTAGTATAATTTACAAATATGAGATATAAAAAAACAGATATTAGATAAACATATGCTCCAGAGTCTAGACATTAATAACAAACATATCtagcttttctttttcctttcccttttttttgtaGGCAAGCATGAATCACATAATCCTACTAAGAAGCGCATAGCAAAAAGTTGGAGCAGCTCTAGTACAGAAGAAGTATACAAAAAGCAAGTATATCTAGTTTTATGGATGTTAAAAATTGATGCCACAGCCCTGAAACACTCAAGAGTTTTACATCTCTTTTAACCCCACATGTTGCTATCCATGTGTTTCTATCACACCATAAAAAGGGGTACAAACAACTTccacttgttttcttttcaaacaAAACTCTCTTCAAGATCAACAGAAAATAACATAATTCGGAAAAGAAGATTCTGATggaacaaaaatgaaagaagtttCAGGCATTATGATTCTACCCAAAACAAATAATAGcaatttttaaatggaaataagTGCCAAACAACTTTGCTGATTTGCATAATATCCACCTACACCATTGGGAAGCTGTATTATACAAATTAGTGGAAATATTTGGTGAAACCATAAGCGTTCCTGAATCTCCTTGTCATGGTGTGGTCAaattttttaagtcaaattaaaatttagaagCAAAAATGTAGGTTTCTCACCTAGCTTCTCTATTTCATTCCTAAAA
Proteins encoded in this window:
- the LOC117925474 gene encoding protein MAIN-LIKE 2-like isoform X2, with protein sequence MDLYVTSPGPIDQSVLYDQDKHVSSAVWEGQERGALRCHEHTSKLDQWALTQKQLELVHKAGFGYLRLIPAISLDNPLISALVERWRRETNTFHLNVGEMTVTLEDVAYLLGLAIDGEPVMGVTYTMCDTICEKLLGKAPDSGSTSGGMVKLSWLKESFSQCPEDAPMEEIERRTRAYLLYLVGSTIFSTTTGNKVPVMYLPLFENFDQASNYAWGAAALSFLYRALGNASLKSQSTVSGCLTLLQCWSYYHLDIGRPRLNQDSIHVSFPLVLKWKGKQSGPTANRDLIFYRKALDSLKSSDVEWLPFMNIDSRIIPEDIKSSLIVGRSKTMLICFDKAERHLPDRCLRQYGLRQSIPEEVQRWERKSRGVDGGVDLSGKMELELNEWLDRQLNIVEDDGGVEESEYMQWYMKITRRFVGRLIPLSSEFQRMHAALRDIAHLADTVSTQGMDSQQTESVTRIRYIVHECLRDQVGTSMLAPSIPQVEHGKRIRGKEMIRRKSNGKRRRKDDPVQCHAASEGGDGVDAQLHTTIEVDGTLLCHPTDEIDDTETCIAVTGVDDSQVCHAIIKGEAQAVPQSSLRTSEDVGQHNDCSIVV
- the LOC117925474 gene encoding protein MAIN-LIKE 2-like isoform X1 — protein: MDLYVTSPGPIDQSVLYDQDKHVSSAVWEGQERGALRCHEHTSKLDQWALTQKQLELVHKAGFGYLRLIPAISLDNPLISALVERWRRETNTFHLNVGEMTVTLEDVAYLLGLAIDGEPVMGVTYTMCDTICEKLLGKAPDSGSTSGGMVKLSWLKESFSQCPEDAPMEEIERRTRAYLLYLVGSTIFSTTTGNKVPVMYLPLFENFDQASNYAWGAAALSFLYRALGNASLKSQSTVSGCLTLLQCWSYYHLDIGRPRLNQDSIHVSFPLVLKWKGKQSGPTANRDLIFYRKALDSLKSSDVEWLPFMNIDSRIIPEDIKSSLIVGRSKTMLICFDKAERHLPDRCLRQYGLRQSIPEEVQRWERKSRGVDGGVDLSGKMELELNEWLDRQLNIVEDDGGVEESEYMQWYMKITRRFVGRLIPLSSEFQRMHAALRDIAHLADTVSTQGMDSQQTESVTRIRYIVHECLRDQVGTSMLAPSIPQVEHGKRIRGKEMIRRKSNGKRRRKDDPVQCHAASEGDQSQLCSAAGEIDYSQLCLTDAEVDDLQLCHAGGDGVDAQLHTTIEVDGTLLCHPTDEIDDTETCIAVTGVDDSQVCHAIIKGEAQAVPQSSLRTSEDVGQHNDCSIVV